The following are from one region of the Euleptes europaea isolate rEulEur1 chromosome 11, rEulEur1.hap1, whole genome shotgun sequence genome:
- the MPLKIP gene encoding M-phase-specific PLK1-interacting protein produces the protein MYRQGFRPPTPPSVAGGGFRSPPPGGAPPSSPQAYRSPRHTPPYGPRSRPYDSPANCQQGGEWLGGPPAAAHTPRRPHSASPAYSAPYGGGWSPGGAAHQARPYKQPHAGGYQRYSQGSPRTSTPFGTPRGREKRVSNDVESYYKPSMLEDPWAGLVPVSVTDVNQQFGREQTTYTGKKGRYFS, from the exons atgtaCCGCCAGGGCTTCCGCCCCCCGACGCCTCCGTCTGTGGCCGGCGGCGGGTTCCGGAGCCCTCCCCCCGGGGGCGCTCCGCCGTCCTCTCCGCAGGCCTACCGGAGCCCCCGCCACACGCCGCCCTACGGACCCCGCTCGCGGCCCTACGACAGCCCCGCCAACTGCCAGCAAGGCGGCGAGTGGCTCGGAGGCCCGCCGGCGGCGGCACACACGCCGCGCAGGCCCCACAGCGCCAGCCCCGCATACTCGGCGCCCTACGGCGGCGGCTGGTCCCCCGGCGGAGCCGCCCACCAGGCGCGGCCCTACAAGCAGCCCCACGCGGGCGGCTACCAGAGATACAGCCAG GGATCACCCAGGACATCAACTCCATTTGGTACACCACGTGGCAGAGAGAAAAGAGTATCTAATGATGTGGAAAGCTATTACAAACCTTCAATGCTTGAGGACCCGTGGGCTGGCCTAGTGCCAGTATCTGTCACTGATGTTAATCAGCAATTTGGCAGGGAGCAAACCACATACACTGGTAAAAAGGGGAGGTATTTCAGTTAA